Below is a window of Planctomycetia bacterium DNA.
CGGCAAGCGAGCCAGCGCCAAGGACAAGATCATCGAGCGCCGGATCAATGACCTGCTGAGCGATGCTGAGGGCCTCGGTTGGGGCGATGCTGGACCGGGGGCCGGCAATCCGTTTGGCGGCGGAAGTCCGTATCCCGGCGGCCGTGGCATGCTTAGAGGTAGCAGTCCGTATGGCGGGCCGCCCAGCGGCGGAAGTCCTTACGGCGGTGGCGGCGAACGTCCGCCAGGTGGATATGGCGGCCGTGGCACCGGCGGCGGCGGATACGGTCGCGGTGGCGGCGCGGCGCCTGCCGCGGATGGCGGTGACGGGAGCGCGGATGGAGTTGCCGGCGAAGGAGGACGCGGTCCCGCTCGCGAGGAACGCTAGTTAGTCGGCAAAATCGTACCTTCCGGACCCAGGGAAGGCCTCCGATGACTTGGAGACAAGTCGTCGTGGGTGGCCTTCCCTGGGCTTTTTTCGCAATTACGCTTCTGCGCGGCGCCGCTCGGCGACCTCTTTCTGCGGTCATTTTTCTCTGGGGCTTTGCAACTTCGTTGCCGCGGGGCATATTGCAGTCGCGTAAACTTGAACGCGACTGGGCAGGACCGAATTGACCCGGGCGACGACACCTCGGAGTTCCGCATGTTCACGCAGGCCAACCGCGCCATTGCGATTACGACCCCGTTGGGTCCCGACAAGCTGCTGCTGGAGTCCTTTCAGGCCAGCGAGGCGATTTCGCGCCCGTTTCGCTTCGAATTAACAATGCTGGCTCAGCCGGACACGGTGGTGGATTTCGACAAACTGTTGGGGCAAGCGGTCACCGCCCGGCTCGATTGCGACGCAGACGTGAAGCGATACTTCAACGGCGTTGTGATTCAGCTTGCCGAGGCCGGCCAAGTGAAGTCGTCGGAGAAAGGGGACGTCTTCCAGCGGCATTGGGCCTTGGTGGTTCCCAAATGGGAGTTGCTGCGTCACCAGGTTCGTTCACGGATTTTTCAGCAGCTCACGGTCGTGGACATCCTGAAAAAGGTGATGACGGGTTTTGAAGTCTCTTGGGAGACGCAGGGCACGTTCGAGCCGCGCGACTATTGCGTGCAATACCGGGAGAGCGATTTCGATTTCGCCAGCCGGCTGATGGAAGAGGAGGGCATCTTCTACTTCTTCAAGCACGCCGACGGCTCGCACAAGATGGTAGTGACGAACAGCAGCCAGTCGCACCCCACGCTTGCGCCCGAAAGTGTGGAGTACACGGATTTCGTCGGGCTGCGCGATCGCCGGTCGCACGAAGACCGCATCGTCGAGTGGTCGAAGACTCAGGAACTCCGGGCCGGCAAGACGACGCTTTGGGACCATACGTTCGAAATGCCGGACAAGAATCAGGAAGCGACCAAGCCGGTGCTCGAAAGCGTCGCCGTCGGCACGGTGACGCATAAGCTCAAGGTCGGCGGCAACGATCAGTTCGAGTTGTACGATTTCCCGGGCGGCTACGCGGGACGCTTCGACGGTATTGCGCCTGGCGGCGCGGAGCAGGCCGCGAAGCTCAGCAAAATCAGTCCGGACGGCACGCGCACCGTCGAGATCCGGATGCAGGAGGAAACCACCTCGGCCCTCCGCATTCAAGGCGCGGGGAATGTCCGGCCGTTCAGCGCGGGCGCCAAGTTCGACCTGGCCGAACACTACAACGGCAACGGGAGCTACATCCTCATCGAGGTCCAACATTCCGCCAGTCTGGAAGGGACGTACACGACGGGCGAAACGGTGAACCTCATGTACCGGAACGAATTCGCCTGCATTCCCGCGGCGCTGCCGTATCGGCCGCTGCGCGCGACGGCGAAGCCGAAGGTGTTCGGCACGCAGACTGCCGTGGTGGTGGGCGGCGCCGGACAGGAGATCTTCACGGACAAATACGGCCGCGTGAAGGTGCAGTTTTTCTGGGATCGCGAAGGGAAGAAGGACGCCAATAGTTCGTGCTGGATCCGCGTCGCGCAACCCTGGGGCGGCAAGCAGTGGGGTGGATTCTTTTTGCCGCGCGTCGGGCACGAAGTGCTGGTGGACTTCCTGGAAGGGGACCCCGACCAGCCGATCATCGTGGGGAGCGTGTACAACGCCGAGAACATGCCGCCGTACGTGCTGCCGGACAACATGACGCGAAGCACGATTAAGAGCCGCAGCACGCTCAAGGGCGCGGAGGAGAACTTCAACGAAATCCGCTTCGAGGACAAGAAAGGATCGGAAGAGGTTTACATCCACGCCGAAAAGGATTTTAACCGCGTGGTCGAAAACAACGACACGCTCAAGGTCGGTTTCGAGAAGAAGGACAAGGGCGATCAAACGATCGACATCCACAACGACCGCACGATCACCGTCACCGAAGGCAATCAACTGCTAACCGTGAAGCAGGGCAATCGCACGGTCAATGTCGATACCGGCAACGACGCCCATAAAGTCGCTAAGGGACATCGCACCGTTGACGTGGACACTGGCAACGACACGCAAACGGTCAAGACCGGGAATCTCGCGGTCAACGTCGACACCGGCAACGAAACGCACACGATCAAAACCGGCAACCACGATTTGAAGGTCAACACCGGCGCTGCAACGACCGAAGCGGGGCAAAAGATCGAACTGAAAGTGGGAGGCAATTCCATCGTGATCGATCAGCAAGGCATCACGATC
It encodes the following:
- the tssI gene encoding type VI secretion system tip protein TssI/VgrG produces the protein MFTQANRAIAITTPLGPDKLLLESFQASEAISRPFRFELTMLAQPDTVVDFDKLLGQAVTARLDCDADVKRYFNGVVIQLAEAGQVKSSEKGDVFQRHWALVVPKWELLRHQVRSRIFQQLTVVDILKKVMTGFEVSWETQGTFEPRDYCVQYRESDFDFASRLMEEEGIFYFFKHADGSHKMVVTNSSQSHPTLAPESVEYTDFVGLRDRRSHEDRIVEWSKTQELRAGKTTLWDHTFEMPDKNQEATKPVLESVAVGTVTHKLKVGGNDQFELYDFPGGYAGRFDGIAPGGAEQAAKLSKISPDGTRTVEIRMQEETTSALRIQGAGNVRPFSAGAKFDLAEHYNGNGSYILIEVQHSASLEGTYTTGETVNLMYRNEFACIPAALPYRPLRATAKPKVFGTQTAVVVGGAGQEIFTDKYGRVKVQFFWDREGKKDANSSCWIRVAQPWGGKQWGGFFLPRVGHEVLVDFLEGDPDQPIIVGSVYNAENMPPYVLPDNMTRSTIKSRSTLKGAEENFNEIRFEDKKGSEEVYIHAEKDFNRVVENNDTLKVGFEKKDKGDQTIDIHNDRTITVTEGNQLLTVKQGNRTVNVDTGNDAHKVAKGHRTVDVDTGNDTQTVKTGNLAVNVDTGNETHTIKTGNHDLKVNTGAATTEAGQKIELKVGGNSIVIDQQGITISAMKISITAQGNLELSGTMAKLSGAAEVSIKGAIVLIN